ataaagtaaaatcgaAAAGAAGAGAGAGTGGGcgataaaatttttgtaaaaatttcgaaAACCTCAAAACCAATATTATTATAacgtttatttttctttaaatttttcagtttaaattatgtcaaataataTTTGACCtataatttaatggttaaattgatgattttaataagaaaacaactTTATTAATATAACTTTGATAGTTTAAAgatgtaattaaaatgttttaaaatttagagtataatttaaaacaaaaaattataatttagaaaTGTGTGATGTAGTTaactttattaataaatataatagccTTTTGTTTTTTAGTAGAAGAATCAATTCATGGTATTAGAAAATGTTGCTAACAAACACGCTTTTACTGAaaagaatttttattaaattttttttttctattttagaaattttcttatggccttttttttatttgaataattttaaaaatacaattcgtACTTATTTATCTATAATCCGTCCCTCTTCTTCATTCAAAAATTAACCTGAATTGTTCTTAGAAGGGCGGCACTTAATAATGtctgaaggaaaaaaaaaacaatggaaAAGAGTCAAAGACGGGGTAAAATAATAACATACATATTTCTCATGCAGGCTGTAGCCTGCATTtaagctgattaaattaaaattaagaaattaatcaaaaaaattaaaattaaggaaaaaaaccCAGAAACCTATCATCATGGGGAAAGAGTGGGGGAACTTACTGTGGTGTCCCACATTgtaccttttttttaaattatatttctcGGGTCATCAGTTGGGTCTTCACCAATCACAGCCGTCCGATACGAAATATTTTGTGGGAGGAGATTTCAaattcaaattgatttaatattatttttcgcaTGTTTCACGTTTGACCGGCcattagataaatattttttattgattgcCCCCTGGAAACAGATATCAAACACGGTTGTGATTTGTCCTTCAACATATATTTATTCcaagttaaaatatgtttttataaaagaaacaataaaatggaaattatgcttaaaaatacaaataatttcttttaaaatatattttcatttatgcCCACGTGGATTAATCCAGGCTGTAAGAATAAGAATTTAATAAGAAAATCATATCTACGTAATatgtaatttgatatataaattttagtttaatggaAATATAcatattaaactttaattttaatttaattatacacgtttaaagaaatgaatataattaaataattttatattgaataagtataattattattgtatgtaatatataaacatgaaaaaatattatatcgataataatattaattattattaagcaTGATAAATTAGGTTCGATCTCAAAACATCTCATTCTTCTtctcaattatataaaaaaaatattcatctaTATTATACAGATTTAACAAAACTTACGTGTGATTTTAGAATTTGTACCCCCACTGTCCAACTTTTCCTTTAGTTTATAGTATTTGtactttttacttaattatattttaaattgttatcTATACCATCTAATGAGATGGTTTAGTATCTCTCGTATAATAATAAAtagcatttatttcatttataatgtaattaataaatataaagagCATGGTTAACAAAATTTAGAGTAATTGAACCACTATAAGCGTGTCCGAGTGACagtgtttagtttaattttaaaaataaattaacattCATGTATACGCGTTCCTTATTAATTATGAAGTAAAGGTAAATCGACTTGTCAAAAATTTTACTTGCAAAAATTAGATTCTATTAGAATTATTATAATTTTCTTGGtccttataaaatatataaaagctgATTTTGATGGGCGATTAAATACAATACAATgtgtttaacttactttttatttcatattataatatttaatttcactattactactatttttacactaattataaataaatatttcgcTCATCAAAAGTTACCTGAATTTGTTGGGTATATAAcaataaaaagtaataaaaaaaagtgaGACTGAGCAAAGTGTCTGCCACGTAAGATGCAAAAGGGCCCACAAACagcaaaaattagaaaaagaaaaaaatattggtTCGTATTTGTCTGTTCTATTTTTTTTCGTTTCTTAAGAAACAAGGTTTCAAAATAATGCCATGtcatttttgaaaaaagaaaaagaaaaaaaagaaacaaaaattgaagaagtttaaaagagaaaataaaaagtggaatgtattatttatttatttatagaagGGCAAGCCGCAAAGGCACCCCAGGAATTACTGTCAGTGATTCAAAGAGAGAGAAAATCTGTTTCGCTTAAGCCTAAAACCCTGCCTTTTTATATCTCTCTCTAGATTATCTCccttaatcaatttattttttttgaaaaaaaaaaatcttactctgtgtttttctctcttctttcatTGCTTGATCTACAAATTGTATTGGCTACTTTTTCCGAATGGTTATCGccaatgtttttttttagttgttATAATTTGGTCTTGAAGATGAACCGGCCTCCACATTCAAGGTacctctatttatttttttattttcatttgggacttcccttttcttcttcagtttttttttccttcttttcatgAAATTCCTGCTTTGCTAAAACTTTACGAAACTTGGACCATCTGGGTTTCTTCTTTTGGTTCAAATATCAATGATCTGCTCACCTATTTTCAAAGTTTTAGCTGGGCATTGTCTCCTTTGTCCGTTTACTCTTATTTTCATGATTTCAAGTATGGTTAGCTGTTAATTTGGATATTTGAAGTGAAAAGTATAATTGGGTATGGGATGTTTTTCCCAGCtaccaaatttaattattttatgttgaaTTCAGGATTTTTTCCCCCCGTTTTGAATGGACATTTGGggttcttttagttttttttaaaaaaaaaaatcaaattcgcAGCTATTACCAATGTAGATTTCTTCTCATCTTTTTCTTAATTCCTCTTTTATTACAAAACTGTTATAGCTCATAAGACTTTCAAATCTGGGTGATACAAGAATAGTGAATGTATTTTAGATATGTAACTTTTGAAGATTGACATTTTTATGTAACTTTAGTTGATATAAGCTTCAATTTGTGAATAGTAGTTACATACTTATGTTTGATTGCCATCTgttgttttcttttggtgaaatCAGTTCATAAAGCAAGGAAAATCGTGACGGAGTGGCTGCTTTAATATCCATCACTGGAGGCTAGATCTGGGTGTTCTCTTTGTGACAGTTGTGTGCTTGTTTCATTTAAAGCTTGATTCTGAGAGATGCCTCGGGGTAGGATAAGAGCGAGGCTCCGATGGAGTCATCTCTATACTTTCTCTTGTTATAAGCCAAGTGCCACTGAAGAAGGACCACATTCTATCGAAGGCCATGGACACTCACGAGTTGTGCACTGCAACCAACCCCTTATGCACAAGAAAAAACCCTTTAAATATCGATCAAATTACATATCAACAACCAAGTATAATTTTATCACTTTCTTACCTAAAGCTTTGTATGAACAGTTCCACAGAGTTGCCAATTTGTACTTCCTTGGAGCTGCAATTCTTTCGCTGACACCGCTTTCCCCGTTCTCTGCTGTGAGCATGATTGCTCCCTTGGCCTTTGTTGTAGGGCTTAGTATGGCAAAGGAAGCTTTGGAGGATTGGAGAAGGTTTATGCAAGATATGAAGGTTAATTCTCGGAAAGTAAAAGTTCATAAGGGAGAAGGTGTGTTCGGAAATAAGTCGTGGCAGAAGCTTCAGGTTGGAGATGTGGTGAAAGTGGAGAAGGATCAGTTTTTTCCAGCAGATCTGCTACTCTTGTCCTCAAGTTATGAGGACGGAATTTGTTATGTGGAGACTATGAATTTGGATGGTGAGACGAACTTGAAGGTAAAGCGAGCTTTGGAGATAACCTTGCCTTTGGATGAGGATGAGGCTTTCAGGAGATTCACAGGAACAATTAAATGTGAAGATCCTAATCCGAGCCTTTACTCATTTATTGGGAATTTTGATTATGATCGTCAACTTTTTGCTCTTGACCCTAGCCAAATTCTCCTTAGAGACTCGAAGCTGCGTAATACAGCTTTTGTCTATGGTGTTGTGATTTTCACCGGTCATGATAGCAAAGTGATGCAGAATGCCACTAAGTCCCCTTCAAAGAGGAGCAGAATAGAAAGGAAAATGGATTATGTAATATATGTTCTTTTCAGCCTTCTTCTAGTTATCTCTTTGATTAGTTCTATTGGCTTTGCTGTGAGAACAAAGTACTACATGCCAGACTGGTGGTATCTGCAACCCAAGAATACCGATGATTATTATGATCCCGAAAAGCCTGGAGTATCGGGGGTTTCCCATCTGGTCACTGCCCTCATTCTTTATGGCTATTTAATACCTATATCACTTTATGTTTCAATTGAGGTGGTGAAGGTTTTGCAAGCAACCTTTATCAATCAAGACATACAAATGTATGATGAAGAAACTGGGACTCCTGCTAATGCTCGGACATCAAATTTAAATGAGGAGTTGGGCCAGGTTGATACTATCCTTTCAGATAAAACAGGCACTTTGACATGTAATCAGATGGATTTTCTCAAATGTTCGATTGCTGGTACCGCATATGGCGTGCGCTCTAGTGAAGTTGAACTTGCTGCTGCACAACAGATGGCGAATGACCTTGAGGATCGGGATGCAGAAAGATCAACTTGTTCCAGGCAAAAAGGTAAACAGCAAGAAATTGAACTTGAGACTATTGTTCCTTCCAAAGATGAAAAGGATCATAAATCTCCCATAAAAGGGTTTAGCTTTGAAGATGGCCGCATCATGAAAGGGAACTGGTTGAAAGAGGCTAATGCAGACGTCATTatgttatttttccaaatattagCAGTTTGTCACACTGCAATCCCTGAACTGAATGAAGAGACTGGCATTTATACATATGAAGCAGAGTCACCTGATGAAGGAGCCTTTCTAGTTGCAGCTAGAGAATTTGGTTTTGAGTTTTTTAAAAGAACTCAATCAAGTGTTTTTGTCCGTGAAAGATATTCAGCTTCGGGACAAGCCATTGATAGGTGAGGATGCCATTGCACAGTTTTAGTCTCTTTGCTAATTTCTAcagaatttcttttgttttagcaTCTTAGTGGTCCTTTGGGCATCTTGTAGGGAGTTCAAAATTCTAAACATGTTGGAATTTACTAGCAAAAGAAAGCGGATGACAGTAATTGTAAGGGATGAAGATGGGCAGATTCTTCTTTTTTGTAAAGGTGCTGACAGGTTAGTCTCTCTACCCTCTTAAACTTGTCAATTTATTAACAGATTTAAAAGCTAAGGTATTGTACTTTGCTTTTAACTAATATATTGTTCCTCCCTTTGATCCAGCATTATTTTTGACCGGTTAGCAAAGAATGGAAGAATC
The genomic region above belongs to Gossypium hirsutum isolate 1008001.06 chromosome D05, Gossypium_hirsutum_v2.1, whole genome shotgun sequence and contains:
- the LOC107906093 gene encoding probable phospholipid-transporting ATPase 4; this translates as MPRGRIRARLRWSHLYTFSCYKPSATEEGPHSIEGHGHSRVVHCNQPLMHKKKPFKYRSNYISTTKYNFITFLPKALYEQFHRVANLYFLGAAILSLTPLSPFSAVSMIAPLAFVVGLSMAKEALEDWRRFMQDMKVNSRKVKVHKGEGVFGNKSWQKLQVGDVVKVEKDQFFPADLLLLSSSYEDGICYVETMNLDGETNLKVKRALEITLPLDEDEAFRRFTGTIKCEDPNPSLYSFIGNFDYDRQLFALDPSQILLRDSKLRNTAFVYGVVIFTGHDSKVMQNATKSPSKRSRIERKMDYVIYVLFSLLLVISLISSIGFAVRTKYYMPDWWYLQPKNTDDYYDPEKPGVSGVSHLVTALILYGYLIPISLYVSIEVVKVLQATFINQDIQMYDEETGTPANARTSNLNEELGQVDTILSDKTGTLTCNQMDFLKCSIAGTAYGVRSSEVELAAAQQMANDLEDRDAERSTCSRQKGKQQEIELETIVPSKDEKDHKSPIKGFSFEDGRIMKGNWLKEANADVIMLFFQILAVCHTAIPELNEETGIYTYEAESPDEGAFLVAAREFGFEFFKRTQSSVFVRERYSASGQAIDREFKILNMLEFTSKRKRMTVIVRDEDGQILLFCKGADSIIFDRLAKNGRIYEEDTSKHLNEYGEAGLRTLALAYRKLDESEYSAWNSEFQKAKTSIGTDREVMLEKVADMMERDLILIGATAVEDKLQKGVPQCIDKLAQAGLKIWVLTGDKMETAINIGFACSLLRQGMKQICITTISSDTKTLIKENILMQITNASQMIKLEKDPHAAFALIIDGKTLAYALEDDMKQQFLGLAVLCASVICCRVSPKQKALVTRLVKEGTGKTTLAIGDGANDVGMIQEADIGVGISGVEGMQAVMASDFSVAQFCFLERLLVVHGHWCYKRIAQMVCYSFYKNIAFGLTLFYFEAFTGFSGQSVYDDWYMLLFNVVLTSLPVISLGVFEQDVSSEVCLQFPALYQQGPRNLFFDWYRILGWMGNGLYSSLIIFFLNIIIFYDQAFCAGGQTADMAALGTTMFTCIIWALNCQIALTMSHFTWIQHLLIWGSISAWYLFLLVYGMISPTISGNAYQILVEALAPAPIYWSATLLVTVACNLPYMAHISFQRCFHPLDHHIIQEIKFYKKDVEDQGMWSRERSKARQETKIGFTARVDAKIRQLKGKLQRKQPSMEIQSPHRQS